The genomic interval GCTCATGAACATCGGCCTCGTCGGCATGGTGATCGCGGCCGGCTATCTCGTCGCCAGCGGCCCGATGGGCCCCGGCGACATCACCGCCGTCATCCTAATCATGACGAACCTCTACGCGCCGTTGAACATCCTGGGCTTCGCCTATCGCGAGATCAAACAGACCAGCATCGACATGGAAAAGATGTTCACGCTGCTCGATGAAGCGCCCGACGTCTCAGACAAACCCAACGCCGCCGTGCTAAAGCCGGCGCGCGGCGAAGTCGTGTTCGACGCCGTTGGCTTTGCGCACGAGGGCCGTGACACCGGCCTCGACGCTGTCTCCTTCACCGCGCCCGCCGGCAAAACCACCGCCATCGTCGGCCCTTCCGGCGCCGGCAAGTCCACGGTGCTGAAGCTGCTCTTCCGCTTCTACGATCCCACCGCAGGCGCCGTGCGCATCGACGGCCAAGATCTCCGCGATGTAACGCAAGCAAGCCTACGCAGCGCCCTCGGCCTCGTCCCGCAAGACGTGGTCCTCTTCAACGACACGCTCCGTTACAACATCGCCTACGGCAAGCCCGAAGCTGCGCAAACCGAACTCGATGACGCCGCCCGCCACGCGCAATTGCTCACCTTCATCGAATCTCTCCCGCAAGGCTGGGACACCCGCGTCGGCGAGCGCGGCTTGAAACTCAGCGGCGGTGAAAAGCAACGCGTGGGCATCGCCCGCGTCGTGCTGAAGGACCCCGCCATCCTCATCCTCGACGAAGCCACGTCCTCACTCGATTCTGGCACCGAGTCCGAAGTGCAAGACGCGCTCGAGGACGCTTCTCGCGGCCGCACTACGCTCGTCGTCGCCCACCGCCTCAGCACCATCGCCAACGCCGACCAGATCCTCGTCCTCGACGCCGGCCGCATCGTCGAACGCGGCACGCACGCCGCCCTCATCGCCCAAGACGGCCTCTACGCCACCCTCTGGCGCCACCAAGCCGAAGAACCGGAAGCCGCTGCGGCGGCGGCGGAGTAGTGTGCGTTACAGCGTCCGCCCACTCGGCTTCGCCACAGCCCGCAACGCCGCGCCCAAATGCTCGCACTCCAACACCCGCGCTGCGACCGGCTCGCCAGCCGCACTCGCCG from Terricaulis silvestris carries:
- a CDS encoding ABCB family ABC transporter ATP-binding protein/permease, with the protein product MARGEGKVVSKAEPPVDPSPPITRTIGRLMSLIGGLRGPGYRLRLVVAFLLTLFGKVLAVFSPLVLAEGINRLSEGDATGALPTFIGLAGFWAALRFASTAGPQIRDAIFQPISEEAQRRAGANVFSHVHNLSVRFHQSKRTGSVYRTIERGVRAIDFLLRFLAFNIAPTVIELLLAAGVLGFRYGWWFALIAGATVFIYAWITFGVTEWRLKHRREMNEADSEAAGRAVDSLLNFETVKSFAAESRETERYDRALSSYADAAIRSNTSLVLLNVLQNLLMNIGLVGMVIAAGYLVASGPMGPGDITAVILIMTNLYAPLNILGFAYREIKQTSIDMEKMFTLLDEAPDVSDKPNAAVLKPARGEVVFDAVGFAHEGRDTGLDAVSFTAPAGKTTAIVGPSGAGKSTVLKLLFRFYDPTAGAVRIDGQDLRDVTQASLRSALGLVPQDVVLFNDTLRYNIAYGKPEAAQTELDDAARHAQLLTFIESLPQGWDTRVGERGLKLSGGEKQRVGIARVVLKDPAILILDEATSSLDSGTESEVQDALEDASRGRTTLVVAHRLSTIANADQILVLDAGRIVERGTHAALIAQDGLYATLWRHQAEEPEAAAAAAE